A stretch of Saccharothrix texasensis DNA encodes these proteins:
- a CDS encoding AAA family ATPase codes for MFAERFALLYAEAGDPPLKKVTESVGRARRLDERGRPVRATAQRVSDWRRGRNVPARFSALSVVLEILIGEARKSRPQPPVAGLYDLDAWRSLWEEALASPVSAADDEDPPSSGEIGVCPYRGLAAFQPEDSGWFFGRERSTAALVARLGTAADTGGIVMLVGASGAGKSSLVRAGVIPSIRDGALGITGSTEWPAVVVTPGADPVKELVRQVPELADIMDMALSLDGMDQDPVGSGHGPDTFLGQALMGVPRFAGQIRAAFAAYAARHGGDRVVVVVDQFEEAFTLSSDENRVQVFVQALNVACTPAVPGGTPPALVLVGVRADFYGRCLAFPELADALQDRQMVLGPMTSAELREAVSRPAKAAGLQLEPGLIELMLRDLGVRSGRVQARAGQGAYDAGALPLLSHALLATWQRRAAGKLTIAGYRSAGGIQGAVAATAERAWADLAPEAQQAARPLLLRLVRVGEDTQDTRRRSTRHELVDQASDRAAGEEALEVLARARLVTLDAGSVEITHEALLQAWPRLRSWIDQDREGQLLRQRLEEDAATWAGQDRDSSLLYRGARLETARHWADAAGPEGLTGTAQDFLAVSTQYRRRAAWGRRAAVACVVVLALIAATAAVLAVRQRDDAVFRQVVAEADRLQESDPSMSAQLTLVAHRMRPDDRDVRTRLLATQATPLAVPLVGHTGPVYLTSYSPDSRFLASASFDQTVRLWDLRDRDHPKQLGSPLPGHRSWVTSAVFSPDGRTLATAGDDATVRLWDVTDPERPRSLGEPLRGENGTVYLLAFTPDSRTLVTANGDHTARLWDVTDPAGPRRLGEPLGGHTGQVRSIAVSSDGALLATGGDDRTVVVFDVRDPAGPKQVGEPITGFENTVHSLAFSPGSRLLAGGSEDHSVRLFDLADPAAPRPVGLPLTDHAEGVWSVAFSPSGRVLAAAGADGTTRLWNITDPAHPIALGRPLTGRNGIVYAVSFSPDGRTLATGSQDSAVRLWDLPPGVLVGHSARTIGPRFTPDDHHLVSAAEDETIRVWDLGDPDAPKSTAVLSHGSGVWSLALSGDGRTLASVSDKTVRLWDLADPHEPRPLGEPIEVGTRYSSPVAFRADGEVLVTGFDDNSVQLWDIRDRERPKRLGLPLVGHAAYVHYVGFTPDGRTLVTASADKTVRLWNVTDPAAAQPIGLPLTGHDSAVRAGDISPDGRILATAGDDRTIRLWDLTVPNRAKPIGVPLTGHVEAAVTVAFSPDGRTLASGSEDRTIRLWDVHDLQRPIPASQVLTGHDGGLREVAFSPDGRRLASTSSDSTVRVWDLDLQHVIGRICLRTKGVLPKERWDEQLQQLDYEPPCP; via the coding sequence GTGTTCGCGGAGCGGTTCGCCCTGCTCTACGCGGAGGCGGGCGATCCGCCTCTGAAGAAGGTGACCGAGTCGGTCGGCCGCGCGAGGCGCCTCGACGAGCGCGGGCGACCGGTCCGGGCGACCGCGCAACGGGTCAGCGACTGGCGTCGGGGCCGCAACGTGCCCGCCCGGTTCTCGGCACTCTCGGTAGTGCTTGAAATTTTGATCGGTGAGGCCAGGAAGTCGCGGCCGCAGCCGCCGGTGGCCGGGTTGTACGACCTGGACGCGTGGCGCTCGCTGTGGGAGGAGGCGCTGGCCAGCCCGGTCTCGGCGGCCGACGACGAGGACCCGCCGAGCTCCGGCGAAATCGGCGTGTGCCCTTATCGGGGATTGGCCGCGTTCCAACCCGAGGATTCCGGTTGGTTCTTCGGCCGGGAACGCAGCACGGCCGCTCTGGTGGCCCGGCTCGGCACTGCCGCGGACACCGGCGGAATCGTGATGCTGGTCGGCGCCTCGGGTGCCGGTAAATCATCTCTGGTGCGTGCCGGGGTCATTCCTTCCATTCGCGACGGAGCATTGGGGATTACCGGTTCGACGGAGTGGCCGGCGGTTGTCGTCACACCCGGTGCGGACCCGGTGAAAGAATTGGTCCGGCAAGTCCCGGAATTGGCCGACATCATGGACATGGCGCTTTCCCTGGACGGGATGGACCAAGACCCGGTGGGCTCCGGGCACGGCCCGGACACGTTCCTCGGGCAGGCGCTGATGGGTGTGCCGCGGTTCGCCGGGCAGATCCGGGCGGCGTTCGCGGCGTACGCGGCGCGGCACGGCGGCGACCGGGTGGTGGTCGTGGTCGACCAGTTCGAGGAGGCGTTCACGCTGTCCTCGGACGAGAACCGGGTGCAGGTGTTCGTGCAGGCGCTGAACGTGGCCTGCACGCCCGCGGTGCCCGGCGGCACGCCGCCCGCGCTGGTGCTGGTCGGCGTGCGGGCCGACTTCTACGGCCGCTGCCTGGCGTTCCCGGAGCTGGCCGACGCGTTGCAGGACCGGCAGATGGTGCTCGGCCCGATGACGTCGGCGGAGCTGCGGGAGGCGGTGTCGCGGCCCGCGAAGGCGGCGGGCCTGCAACTGGAGCCGGGGCTGATCGAGCTGATGCTGCGCGACCTGGGCGTGCGCAGCGGGCGGGTGCAGGCGCGGGCGGGCCAGGGCGCGTACGACGCGGGCGCGTTGCCGCTGCTGTCGCACGCCCTGCTGGCCACCTGGCAGCGCCGGGCCGCGGGCAAGCTGACCATCGCGGGCTACCGCTCGGCGGGCGGCATCCAGGGCGCGGTCGCGGCGACCGCGGAACGGGCGTGGGCCGACCTCGCGCCGGAGGCGCAGCAGGCCGCGCGGCCGTTGCTGCTGCGGTTGGTGCGCGTCGGCGAGGACACCCAGGACACCCGCCGCCGCTCCACCCGGCACGAGCTGGTCGACCAGGCCTCGGACCGGGCCGCGGGCGAGGAGGCGCTGGAGGTGCTGGCGCGGGCCCGGCTGGTCACCCTCGACGCGGGCTCGGTGGAGATCACGCACGAGGCGCTGCTGCAGGCGTGGCCGCGGCTGCGCAGCTGGATCGACCAGGACCGGGAAGGCCAGCTGCTGCGGCAGCGGCTGGAGGAGGACGCGGCGACGTGGGCCGGCCAGGACCGCGACTCGTCGCTGCTCTACCGGGGCGCGCGGTTGGAGACCGCGCGGCACTGGGCGGACGCGGCGGGCCCGGAAGGGCTGACCGGCACGGCCCAGGACTTCCTCGCGGTGTCCACGCAGTACCGCAGGCGCGCGGCGTGGGGCAGGCGGGCGGCGGTGGCGTGCGTGGTCGTGCTGGCGCTCATCGCCGCGACCGCCGCCGTGCTGGCCGTGCGGCAGCGCGACGACGCGGTGTTCCGGCAGGTGGTGGCCGAGGCGGACCGGTTGCAGGAGTCCGACCCGTCGATGTCGGCGCAGCTGACCCTGGTCGCGCACCGGATGCGGCCCGACGACCGGGACGTGCGGACCCGGCTGCTGGCCACGCAGGCCACGCCGCTGGCGGTGCCGCTGGTCGGGCACACCGGTCCCGTCTACCTCACGTCGTACTCCCCCGACAGCAGGTTCCTGGCCAGTGCGAGCTTCGACCAGACCGTGCGGCTGTGGGACCTGCGCGACCGGGACCACCCCAAGCAGCTCGGCTCGCCGCTGCCCGGGCACCGCAGCTGGGTCACCTCGGCGGTGTTCAGCCCCGACGGCCGGACGCTGGCCACCGCGGGCGACGACGCCACCGTGCGGCTGTGGGACGTCACCGACCCGGAACGCCCGCGCTCGCTCGGCGAGCCGTTGCGCGGCGAGAACGGCACCGTCTACCTGCTGGCGTTCACCCCGGACTCCCGGACGCTGGTCACCGCCAACGGCGACCACACGGCGCGGCTGTGGGACGTGACGGACCCGGCCGGGCCCCGGCGGCTGGGCGAGCCGCTCGGCGGGCACACCGGGCAGGTGCGCTCGATCGCGGTCAGCTCGGACGGCGCGCTGCTGGCCACCGGGGGCGACGACCGGACCGTGGTGGTGTTCGACGTGCGCGACCCCGCCGGGCCGAAGCAGGTGGGCGAGCCGATCACCGGGTTCGAGAACACCGTGCACTCGCTGGCGTTCAGCCCGGGCAGCCGCCTGCTGGCGGGCGGCAGCGAGGACCACAGCGTCCGGTTGTTCGACCTGGCGGACCCGGCGGCGCCGCGACCGGTCGGCCTGCCGCTGACCGATCACGCCGAGGGCGTGTGGTCGGTGGCGTTCAGCCCGAGCGGCCGGGTCCTCGCGGCGGCCGGCGCCGACGGCACCACCCGGCTGTGGAACATCACCGACCCGGCGCACCCCATCGCCCTCGGCCGGCCGCTGACGGGCCGCAACGGCATCGTGTACGCGGTGTCGTTCAGCCCGGACGGCCGCACCCTGGCCACCGGCAGCCAGGACTCCGCGGTGCGGCTGTGGGACCTGCCGCCCGGCGTGCTCGTCGGGCACTCGGCGCGCACCATCGGCCCCCGCTTCACCCCGGACGACCACCACCTGGTGTCGGCGGCCGAGGACGAGACGATCCGGGTGTGGGACCTCGGCGACCCGGACGCGCCGAAGTCGACCGCCGTGCTCTCGCACGGCTCGGGGGTGTGGTCGCTGGCGTTGAGCGGTGACGGCCGCACGCTGGCCAGCGTGAGCGACAAGACGGTGCGGCTGTGGGACCTGGCCGACCCGCACGAACCCCGGCCGCTCGGCGAGCCGATCGAGGTGGGCACCCGCTACAGCTCGCCGGTGGCGTTCCGGGCGGACGGCGAGGTCCTGGTCACCGGTTTCGACGACAACTCCGTGCAGCTGTGGGACATCCGCGACCGCGAGCGGCCGAAGCGGCTGGGCCTGCCGCTCGTCGGCCACGCCGCGTACGTGCACTACGTCGGGTTCACCCCGGACGGGAGGACGCTGGTCACGGCCAGCGCGGACAAGACCGTGCGGCTGTGGAACGTGACCGACCCGGCCGCCGCCCAGCCGATCGGCCTGCCGCTGACCGGGCACGACAGCGCGGTGCGCGCGGGTGACATCAGCCCCGACGGCCGGATCCTGGCCACCGCGGGCGACGACCGGACGATCCGGCTGTGGGACCTGACCGTGCCGAACCGGGCCAAGCCGATCGGCGTGCCGCTGACCGGTCACGTGGAGGCGGCGGTGACGGTGGCGTTCAGCCCGGACGGGCGGACGCTGGCCAGCGGCAGCGAGGACCGCACGATCCGGCTGTGGGACGTGCACGACCTCCAGCGCCCCATCCCCGCCTCGCAGGTGCTGACCGGGCACGACGGCGGGTTGCGCGAGGTCGCGTTCAGCCCGGACGGCCGCCGGCTGGCGTCCACCAGCTCCGACAGCACGGTCCGGGTGTGGGACCTCGACCTGCAGCACGTGATCGGGCGGATCTGCCTCAGGACCAAGGGCGTGCTGCCCAAGGAGCGGTGGGACGAGCAGCTGCAGCAGCTGGACTACGAGCCGCCCTGCCCCTGA
- a CDS encoding DUF2165 domain-containing protein, producing MGSLKAAVTALTGITALYMALVAFGNITDYETNHAFVQHVFAMDTTFGSPNTSWRAITSPAVVTAAYVLIIIWEAVTALVLLAGLVAWLRRREEVARRLSSAGWVMQALLFGGGFIAIGGEWFLMWQSKDWNGLSAAFQNFVVAALGLILLHAGRRD from the coding sequence GTGGGGAGCCTGAAGGCGGCGGTCACGGCGCTGACCGGCATCACCGCGCTCTACATGGCTCTCGTCGCGTTCGGGAACATCACCGACTACGAGACCAATCACGCGTTCGTCCAGCACGTGTTCGCGATGGACACCACGTTCGGCTCGCCCAACACGTCGTGGCGCGCGATCACGAGTCCGGCCGTGGTGACCGCGGCCTACGTGCTGATCATCATCTGGGAGGCGGTCACCGCGCTGGTGCTGCTGGCCGGCCTGGTCGCCTGGCTGCGCCGCCGCGAGGAGGTGGCGCGCCGGCTGTCGTCCGCGGGCTGGGTGATGCAGGCGCTGCTGTTCGGCGGCGGTTTCATCGCGATCGGCGGCGAGTGGTTCCTCATGTGGCAGTCGAAGGACTGGAACGGGTTGTCGGCCGCGTTCCAGAACTTCGTGGTCGCCGCGCTCGGCCTCATCCTGCTGCACGCGGGCAGGCGCGACTGA
- a CDS encoding helix-turn-helix transcriptional regulator, producing MSPSTTARPVLPPQVEQVLDAIGSGPVLRLGVVAPGGYGKTTVLREISRAFAEAGASASVVDDAHLLPDAELLALRALVERGDENVVVAYRPWPRSRALAALAESLGRARPSLMLEPFTREQVRAVLPASARGLVDFVHQQTGGVPRFVRRLAGLGTAEVTPEVVASFRADLDWLDADVRKYLLAAEAGAALRLDLLGGLLGVDADAVGDVIEAGRATGLVAADGTLLPVARLAVATLSRTDRRIAVRQRLAELQLESGGPVLDLVRPLVGVGGEDNRTGIAGPGMARAFRAAADEALAAEPALAARLLAAIGTAGADVAVRRAVASAMAGDLDAALRLADQVISGGDTEHRGAAAEVAAIALAHRGQLARSTELHRWSPSSTSSAFAVIGQVGTGRLPAAPLPVAPPTMLDGGASLMAQGVVESVTSSATTSLSTLVRAAGLLEPAGRAVLLPDTPAALAALVALHSGEPGIAESVLDRAMATSSGGALMVVRHRLLRAWIAMQRGNLAQAREVLVALRKAGRPLEPRDWLFAVALEIGVARRNSDLATLKRTWEQACEAVLRHPVDLFTFLPLGEFATAAARLRDQHRLVPHLAAARNLLRDLGDPGLWAVPLHWSALHAAIIAEETSVAEEHAASLAACRDRSRYAGIVSAAAESWLDVVAGKVDADQVEESARGLQAVGQWWDAARLAGQAAIRTSDRQAMVRLLDCARLLQGRTAATTRKQPEPAAEAVDAGKLSDREREVAELVVNGLTYKQVGDRLFISAKTVEHHVARIRQRLGCTSRAELLDQLRQIVG from the coding sequence TTGAGCCCCAGCACGACCGCCCGTCCCGTGTTGCCCCCGCAGGTCGAGCAGGTCCTGGACGCCATCGGCTCCGGGCCGGTGCTCCGGCTGGGCGTCGTCGCGCCCGGCGGGTACGGCAAGACCACCGTGCTGCGGGAGATCAGCCGGGCCTTCGCGGAGGCCGGCGCGTCGGCCTCGGTCGTGGACGACGCGCACCTGCTGCCCGACGCCGAGCTGCTGGCGCTGCGAGCGCTCGTCGAACGGGGGGACGAGAACGTCGTGGTGGCCTACCGCCCGTGGCCGCGGTCGCGCGCGCTGGCGGCGCTGGCCGAGTCCCTGGGGCGGGCGCGGCCGTCGTTGATGCTGGAGCCGTTCACCCGCGAGCAGGTGCGCGCGGTGCTGCCCGCGTCCGCGCGGGGCCTGGTGGACTTCGTGCACCAGCAGACCGGCGGGGTGCCGCGGTTCGTGCGGCGGCTGGCCGGGCTGGGCACGGCGGAGGTGACGCCCGAGGTGGTGGCGTCCTTCCGGGCCGACCTGGACTGGCTGGACGCCGACGTGCGCAAGTACCTGCTGGCCGCCGAGGCGGGCGCGGCGCTGCGGCTGGACCTGCTCGGCGGGCTGCTCGGGGTCGACGCCGACGCGGTCGGCGACGTGATCGAGGCGGGCCGGGCCACCGGCCTGGTCGCGGCCGACGGGACGCTGCTGCCCGTCGCCCGGCTGGCGGTGGCGACGCTGAGCCGGACCGACCGGCGGATCGCCGTCCGGCAGCGGCTGGCCGAGCTGCAGCTCGAGTCCGGCGGTCCGGTGCTCGACCTGGTGCGGCCGCTGGTCGGCGTCGGCGGCGAGGACAACCGGACCGGGATCGCCGGGCCGGGGATGGCGCGGGCGTTCCGGGCGGCGGCCGACGAGGCGCTGGCCGCGGAACCGGCGCTGGCGGCCCGGCTGCTGGCCGCCATCGGCACCGCGGGCGCCGACGTGGCCGTGCGGCGGGCGGTGGCCTCGGCCATGGCGGGTGACCTCGACGCGGCGCTGCGGCTCGCGGACCAGGTGATCTCCGGCGGGGACACCGAGCACCGGGGCGCGGCCGCGGAGGTGGCCGCGATCGCGCTGGCGCACCGGGGGCAGCTGGCCCGCAGCACGGAGCTGCACCGCTGGTCGCCGAGCTCGACGTCGTCGGCGTTCGCGGTGATCGGCCAGGTGGGCACGGGCCGGCTGCCTGCCGCGCCGCTGCCCGTCGCGCCGCCGACCATGCTCGACGGTGGCGCTTCCCTGATGGCGCAAGGCGTGGTGGAGTCGGTGACGTCGTCCGCGACCACCTCGCTGTCCACTTTGGTGCGTGCGGCGGGACTGCTCGAACCGGCCGGCCGCGCCGTGCTGCTGCCGGACACGCCCGCCGCGCTGGCCGCCCTGGTGGCGTTGCACAGCGGTGAGCCGGGCATCGCGGAATCGGTGCTGGACCGGGCGATGGCGACGTCCTCGGGCGGCGCCCTGATGGTCGTGCGGCACCGGCTGCTGCGGGCGTGGATCGCGATGCAGCGCGGCAACCTCGCGCAGGCCAGGGAAGTGCTGGTGGCGCTGCGGAAGGCGGGCCGGCCGCTGGAACCCCGCGACTGGCTGTTCGCGGTGGCGCTGGAGATCGGCGTCGCGCGGCGCAACAGCGACCTGGCGACGTTGAAGCGGACGTGGGAGCAGGCGTGCGAGGCGGTGCTGAGGCACCCGGTGGACCTGTTCACGTTCCTGCCGCTCGGCGAGTTCGCCACCGCCGCCGCGCGGCTGCGCGACCAGCACCGGCTGGTGCCGCACCTCGCCGCCGCGCGGAACCTGTTGCGGGACCTGGGCGATCCGGGCCTGTGGGCCGTGCCGCTGCACTGGAGCGCGCTGCACGCGGCGATCATCGCCGAGGAGACGTCCGTCGCCGAGGAGCACGCCGCGTCGCTGGCCGCGTGCCGGGACCGCAGCCGCTACGCCGGGATCGTGTCGGCGGCGGCGGAGAGCTGGCTCGACGTGGTGGCGGGCAAGGTGGACGCCGACCAGGTCGAGGAGTCCGCGCGCGGCCTGCAGGCGGTCGGCCAGTGGTGGGACGCGGCCAGGCTCGCCGGCCAGGCCGCGATCCGGACGTCGGACCGCCAGGCGATGGTGCGGCTGCTGGACTGCGCGCGCCTGCTCCAGGGCCGCACGGCCGCGACCACGCGCAAGCAGCCCGAGCCGGCCGCGGAGGCGGTCGACGCGGGCAAGCTCAGCGACCGCGAGCGCGAGGTGGCCGAGCTGGTGGTCAACGGGCTGACCTACAAACAGGTCGGCGACCGGCTGTTCATCTCGGCGAAGACGGTCGAGCACCACGTGGCCCGCATCCGGCAGCGGTTGGGCTGCACGAGCCGGGCCGAGCTGCTGGACCAGCTGCGCCAGATCGTCGGCTGA
- a CDS encoding Hsp70 family protein: MPYVLGVDVGTTRTAAAVCRLGGAGRGEPEVVGLGGPGGGVASTLQLMPDGAFAVGEPGDPRWTATGFGRRVGDSTPVVLGADGVVERFPAEELTALMVMWVADQVAAREGERPAHVVLAHPAGWGAHAKGLAHRALRALGVTASLVPEPVAAAENHAYSRSPVGALGVFSLGSHGFAAAAVGRGFELLGAVEGVDQAAGVDFDDVVFGHVRTSLGRALAELDADDPRTRGLFARLRRDCEAAKRVLSGTVETSIPVHLPSGPVDVPITRAQFEDLIRPDVEQAVSAFARVATGVEMTVLVGGSARIPLIAASVPGRVVLEAAPETSVVKGAALAARRLVIGPDAEPEPTDTSVMVRDDDPLLRFPVGGLEAPDGEFTAPPPRPPVDITPLDLPERRTVKRVVRGLVPTGGRRARDSEDGR; this comes from the coding sequence TTGCCATACGTCCTCGGGGTCGACGTGGGCACCACGCGCACCGCCGCCGCCGTGTGCCGGCTGGGCGGGGCCGGTCGCGGCGAGCCCGAGGTGGTCGGCCTCGGCGGGCCGGGTGGCGGGGTGGCGTCGACGCTGCAGCTCATGCCGGACGGCGCGTTCGCGGTCGGCGAGCCGGGCGACCCGCGGTGGACCGCCACCGGGTTCGGCCGCCGGGTCGGCGACTCGACCCCGGTCGTGCTCGGCGCGGACGGCGTGGTCGAGCGGTTCCCGGCGGAGGAGCTGACCGCGCTCATGGTCATGTGGGTGGCCGACCAGGTGGCCGCCCGCGAAGGCGAACGGCCCGCGCACGTCGTGCTGGCGCACCCGGCCGGCTGGGGCGCCCACGCCAAGGGCCTCGCGCACCGGGCGCTGCGGGCGCTCGGCGTGACGGCGTCGCTGGTGCCCGAGCCCGTCGCGGCCGCCGAGAACCACGCCTACTCCCGGTCGCCGGTCGGAGCGCTCGGCGTGTTCAGCCTCGGCAGCCACGGGTTCGCCGCGGCCGCGGTCGGCCGCGGGTTCGAGCTGCTCGGCGCCGTCGAAGGGGTCGACCAGGCCGCCGGCGTCGACTTCGACGACGTGGTGTTCGGGCACGTGCGGACCTCGCTCGGCCGGGCGCTGGCCGAGCTGGACGCCGACGACCCCCGCACCCGCGGCCTGTTCGCCAGGCTGCGCCGCGACTGCGAGGCGGCCAAGCGGGTGCTGTCGGGCACGGTGGAGACGTCGATCCCGGTGCACCTGCCGTCCGGACCGGTGGACGTGCCGATCACCCGCGCGCAGTTCGAGGACCTGATCCGGCCGGACGTGGAGCAGGCCGTGTCCGCCTTCGCCAGGGTCGCCACCGGCGTGGAGATGACCGTGCTGGTGGGCGGCAGCGCCCGCATCCCGCTGATCGCGGCGTCCGTGCCCGGCCGGGTGGTGCTGGAGGCCGCGCCCGAGACGTCGGTGGTGAAGGGCGCGGCGCTGGCCGCGCGCCGGCTCGTGATCGGGCCCGACGCCGAGCCCGAGCCGACCGACACCTCGGTCATGGTGCGCGACGACGACCCCCTGCTGAGGTTCCCCGTGGGTGGCCTGGAGGCGCCGGACGGGGAGTTCACCGCCCCGCCGCCCCGCCCGCCCGTCGACATCACCCCGCTCGACCTGCCGGAACGGCGCACCGTGAAGCGCGTCGTCCGCGGCCTCGTGCCGACCGGTGGGCGCCGCGCCCGTGACAGCGAGGATGGCCGTTGA
- a CDS encoding IniB N-terminal domain-containing protein, whose product MGSSPNTLHDFVLDLLSDPTALADFQADAEGTLARAGLSDISALDVQEVIPLVLDYVPTGGLPALDGSLLEDLPLDLVDAGQAGAIFQLKAVTDQLAVSGATGAGDVKAAVAGTLSADADGLSVFGGVSSWDLLDGAASAELKIEGDFSAVGDVTDTLDGTLHTATGQVSDLTGTATGTLEGAVATAGGVTGSLPGAEGLTSTAFGAVDTLNGVIGNVTGGLTSSLPVGDLGNVVGLGDVAGLGDTLGGVSGAADFDTHGAAPLSDVTGAVTGVADTAGLGGVVSNVTGTVDGLDLPVVDSLDLDNLLF is encoded by the coding sequence ATGGGCTCCAGCCCCAACACGCTGCACGACTTCGTTCTCGACCTGCTCAGCGACCCGACCGCGCTGGCCGACTTCCAGGCCGACGCCGAGGGCACCCTGGCGAGGGCCGGCCTGAGCGACATCAGTGCCCTGGACGTGCAGGAAGTCATCCCGCTGGTGCTCGACTACGTGCCGACCGGGGGCCTGCCCGCCCTCGACGGCTCGCTGCTCGAGGACCTGCCGCTCGACCTGGTCGACGCAGGCCAGGCCGGCGCGATCTTCCAGCTCAAGGCCGTCACGGACCAGCTCGCGGTGTCGGGTGCCACCGGCGCCGGCGACGTCAAGGCCGCCGTGGCGGGCACGCTCAGCGCGGACGCCGACGGCCTGTCGGTCTTCGGCGGCGTGTCGAGCTGGGACCTGCTGGACGGGGCCGCTTCGGCGGAGCTGAAGATCGAGGGTGACTTCTCCGCGGTGGGTGACGTGACCGACACCCTGGACGGCACGCTGCACACCGCCACCGGTCAGGTCTCGGACCTGACCGGCACGGCGACCGGCACGCTGGAGGGTGCCGTCGCCACCGCCGGTGGGGTCACCGGCTCGCTGCCCGGCGCGGAGGGCCTGACCAGCACCGCGTTCGGCGCCGTCGACACGCTCAACGGCGTGATCGGCAACGTGACCGGTGGCCTCACCAGCTCGCTGCCCGTCGGCGACCTCGGCAACGTGGTCGGGCTCGGCGACGTCGCCGGCCTGGGCGACACCCTGGGCGGCGTGTCCGGCGCCGCCGACTTCGACACCCACGGCGCCGCTCCCCTGTCCGACGTCACCGGTGCGGTCACGGGCGTGGCGGACACCGCCGGCCTCGGCGGTGTCGTGAGCAACGTCACCGGCACGGTCGACGGCCTCGACCTGCCGGTGGTCGACTCGCTCGACCTGGACAACCTGCTCTTCTGA
- a CDS encoding dynamin family protein, which translates to MSAPWLDVLDDTIRACAAHNRPDLAERLRDKRARQLDPKLRVLVIGEPKQGKSQLVNAMVNAPVCAVGDDVTTTVPTFVQHAETPSAALVRGASIANTPTERIPVPLDQLASQVSANRSHGGDVVRAEVGIPRALLDSGLVLIDTPGVGDLRPAHTASTFAALLQADAVLMVSDATAELTGSELELLKQVMTSCPNVIVVLTKIDIAAQWRRVVERNRAHLARAGVTAKLVPVSAALRLRAAKTGDKALNAESGFPELLTCVQQDIVAAADLLARRTVAVTAASAIKQLVAPVREELSARVAQGPEKTIAALNEAQRRIDELRRRSARWQTVLADEMADLVSDIEYDLRDRTRKIIREVDKTFETADPALGWDRFEAWLEDNLTEAATTNFAWLLDRSEWVAEKVAKSFPVVRDDLLPESIFPDDVLDRVSPMDKPVIEKFGVLQKAFTGLKGSYGGVLMFGLATSLAGMPLINAISLGAGALFGGKSIMDEGDQRLRRRQAAAKAAAARHVDDFFIKFSKDCRDAARHIQRSLRNHFATLAEELQETLLESARSARRAVQDDNTERERRNRDAKRELDDLVQLYQRVQALAGGQAPPLGISA; encoded by the coding sequence ATGTCCGCGCCTTGGCTCGACGTGCTCGACGACACGATCCGGGCTTGCGCTGCGCACAACCGGCCCGACCTGGCCGAACGGTTGCGCGACAAGCGCGCCCGCCAGCTGGACCCCAAGCTCCGCGTGCTCGTGATCGGCGAGCCGAAGCAGGGCAAGAGCCAGCTCGTGAACGCGATGGTGAACGCCCCGGTGTGCGCGGTGGGTGACGACGTCACGACCACCGTGCCCACCTTCGTGCAGCACGCGGAGACCCCGTCGGCGGCACTGGTGCGCGGCGCGTCCATCGCGAACACCCCCACCGAGCGCATCCCCGTCCCCCTCGACCAGCTCGCCAGCCAGGTGAGCGCCAACCGGAGCCACGGCGGCGACGTCGTGCGCGCCGAGGTCGGCATCCCGCGCGCCCTGCTGGACTCCGGCCTGGTGCTGATCGACACGCCGGGGGTGGGCGACCTGCGGCCCGCGCACACCGCGAGCACGTTCGCCGCGCTGCTCCAGGCCGACGCCGTGCTCATGGTGTCCGACGCGACGGCCGAGCTGACCGGCTCGGAGCTGGAGCTGCTCAAGCAGGTCATGACGTCGTGCCCGAACGTGATCGTGGTCCTCACCAAGATCGACATCGCGGCGCAGTGGCGGCGGGTGGTCGAGCGCAACCGGGCGCACCTGGCCCGCGCGGGCGTGACCGCGAAGCTGGTCCCGGTCTCCGCCGCGCTGCGCCTGCGCGCGGCCAAGACCGGCGACAAGGCGCTCAACGCCGAGTCGGGCTTCCCCGAGCTGCTGACCTGCGTGCAGCAGGACATCGTGGCCGCCGCCGACCTGCTGGCCCGCCGCACGGTCGCGGTCACCGCCGCGTCGGCGATCAAGCAGCTGGTGGCGCCGGTGCGCGAGGAGCTGTCCGCCCGCGTCGCGCAGGGCCCGGAGAAGACGATCGCCGCGCTCAACGAGGCGCAGCGCCGCATCGACGAGCTGCGCCGCCGGTCCGCGCGCTGGCAGACCGTGCTGGCCGACGAGATGGCCGACCTCGTCTCCGACATCGAGTACGACCTGCGCGACCGCACCCGCAAGATCATCCGCGAGGTGGACAAGACCTTCGAGACCGCCGACCCCGCGCTCGGCTGGGACAGGTTCGAGGCCTGGCTGGAGGACAACCTCACCGAGGCCGCCACCACGAACTTCGCCTGGCTGCTCGACCGCTCGGAGTGGGTGGCCGAGAAGGTCGCCAAGAGCTTCCCGGTCGTCCGCGACGACCTGCTGCCCGAGTCGATCTTCCCGGACGACGTGCTGGACCGGGTCTCGCCGATGGACAAGCCGGTGATCGAGAAGTTCGGCGTGCTGCAGAAGGCGTTCACGGGCCTGAAGGGCAGCTACGGCGGCGTGCTGATGTTCGGCCTGGCGACCAGCCTCGCCGGCATGCCGCTGATCAACGCGATCTCGCTGGGCGCGGGCGCGCTGTTCGGCGGCAAGTCGATCATGGACGAGGGCGACCAGCGGTTGCGCCGCAGGCAGGCCGCCGCCAAGGCCGCCGCGGCCCGGCACGTGGACGACTTCTTCATCAAGTTCAGCAAGGACTGCCGCGACGCGGCCCGACACATCCAGCGCAGCCTGCGCAACCACTTCGCCACGCTGGCCGAGGAGCTTCAGGAGACGCTGCTCGAATCGGCCCGCAGCGCCCGCCGCGCGGTGCAGGACGACAACACCGAGCGGGAGCGCCGGAACCGGGACGCCAAGCGGGAGCTGGACGACCTCGTGCAGCTCTACCAACGGGTCCAGGCGCTCGCGGGAGGTCAGGCGCCGCCGCTGGGGATCAGCGCGTGA